One genomic region from Cellulosilyticum sp. I15G10I2 encodes:
- a CDS encoding LysE family translocator, giving the protein MLLQLSIGPMCLMVFNTSGTYGILMGLVLVCAISLVDATYIALAGCGVAAVLKNTRIQQFIKIFGCLILTLFGFNIIINVFNYSILPSIQLFSNMSAKNIFFYGILLTASNPLTVIFWSGVFSAEAIDKKMDKYQLILFGIGCILATVIFLSGIALAGSVINTFLSQLLLDILNVIVGLVMIGFGLKLVLKKGV; this is encoded by the coding sequence ATGTTGCTACAATTATCAATTGGTCCCATGTGTTTGATGGTTTTTAATACATCTGGTACCTACGGAATATTAATGGGGTTAGTTTTAGTTTGTGCAATCTCACTGGTTGATGCTACATATATTGCATTAGCAGGATGTGGAGTGGCTGCTGTTTTAAAGAATACCAGAATACAGCAATTTATTAAAATATTTGGGTGTCTTATTCTTACGTTATTTGGATTTAATATCATAATAAATGTTTTTAATTATTCTATTCTCCCAAGTATACAGTTGTTCTCTAATATGAGTGCAAAAAACATTTTCTTTTATGGCATTCTCCTTACTGCTTCAAATCCTCTTACCGTTATCTTTTGGAGTGGCGTATTCTCAGCAGAAGCTATTGATAAAAAAATGGATAAATATCAACTTATTTTATTTGGGATAGGTTGCATCCTAGCCACAGTTATTTTTCTTAGTGGAATTGCCCTTGCAGGTAGTGTTATAAATACTTTCTTATCACAATTGTTATTAGATATCTTAAACGTAATAGTTGGCCTCGTTATGATTGGCTTTGGCTTGAAATTAGTATTAAAAAAGGGGGTGTAG
- a CDS encoding DUF6273 domain-containing protein, with product MWWWWLRSSGRVNIKAVYVHGDGNISIQGNNILKGNLSQGMCKGGIRPALWLKL from the coding sequence ATATGGTGGTGGTGGCTTCGGTCGTCTGGGCGCGTTAATATAAAGGCCGTATATGTCCACGGTGACGGTAATATAAGTATCCAAGGAAACAATATATTGAAAGGCAATCTCAGCCAAGGCATGTGTAAAGGCGGTATTCGCCCTGCTTTGTGGCTGAAGCTGTAA
- a CDS encoding immunoglobulin-like domain-containing protein, with amino-acid sequence MKKYFCLLVCMVINLILLSGCGNYGNSNLAKEPEHIRKTADLIPSAETTDWKPTTYDTVNNFPDVTMTVKEEMASSTGLIVVFENKSDNQCIYGEHFLLEKKINERWYQVPVVIDGNYGFNDIGYDLASGDTREWTVDWNWLYGSLNTGEYRIVKDILNFRDTGDYDMYYLAAAFIID; translated from the coding sequence ATGAAAAAGTATTTTTGTCTACTTGTTTGTATGGTTATAAATTTAATACTATTATCAGGATGTGGAAATTATGGTAATAGCAATTTGGCAAAAGAACCAGAACACATTAGAAAGACAGCTGATTTAATCCCATCTGCTGAAACAACTGACTGGAAGCCTACAACATATGATACTGTCAATAACTTTCCTGATGTTACTATGACTGTAAAGGAAGAAATGGCATCTTCTACTGGACTAATTGTAGTATTTGAGAATAAATCAGACAATCAATGTATTTACGGTGAACACTTTTTGTTGGAAAAGAAAATTAATGAAAGATGGTATCAGGTTCCTGTTGTTATAGATGGTAATTATGGCTTTAATGATATTGGCTATGACTTGGCTTCTGGTGACACTAGAGAATGGACAGTAGATTGGAACTGGCTCTATGGAAGTCTGAATACCGGGGAATACCGTATAGTCAAAGATATACTGAATTTTAGAGATACAGGGGATTATGATATGTACTATTTAGCAGCAGCATTTATAATTGATTAA
- a CDS encoding DUF5131 family protein: MAMWSPWRGCHKYSEGCKYCYIHKGDAKRGVDTSTIIKTDNFNAPVAKNKKGDYKIKSGQTVYLCFSTDFLIEEADKWRNECWEMIKERSDLNFIFLTKRIERFLHCIPNDWNDGYDNVTVGCTIENQDRADFRLSMFSAFPIKHRNIICQPLIEEINIKKYLDNVELVIVGGESDRNARPLNYDWVLSIREQCITKGTRFEFRQCGTHFIKEGKTYTLNVRELCSQARKANIDC, encoded by the coding sequence ATGGCAATGTGGAGTCCGTGGCGTGGCTGTCATAAATATAGCGAAGGATGTAAATACTGCTATATTCATAAAGGTGATGCTAAAAGAGGAGTAGATACAAGTACTATTATAAAAACAGATAATTTTAATGCACCTGTTGCAAAGAATAAAAAAGGTGACTATAAAATTAAATCAGGTCAGACTGTTTACCTATGCTTTTCTACAGATTTTCTTATTGAAGAAGCTGACAAGTGGCGAAACGAATGTTGGGAAATGATAAAAGAACGCTCAGACTTGAACTTTATTTTCCTCACAAAGAGAATTGAAAGGTTTTTACACTGTATTCCAAATGACTGGAATGATGGCTATGACAATGTGACTGTTGGCTGCACTATTGAAAATCAAGACAGAGCGGACTTTAGACTCTCTATGTTTTCTGCCTTTCCAATAAAACATAGAAATATAATTTGCCAGCCCCTCATTGAAGAGATAAATATCAAAAAATATTTGGATAATGTTGAATTGGTTATAGTTGGTGGTGAATCTGATAGAAATGCAAGACCGCTGAATTACGATTGGGTTTTATCTATCCGAGAGCAGTGCATAACTAAAGGAACTCGTTTTGAGTTTAGACAATGTGGAACTCACTTTATAAAAGAAGGTAAGACATATACACTTAATGTCAGAGAGTTATGTAGTCAAGCAAGAAAAGCAAATATTGATTGTTAA
- a CDS encoding GNAT family N-acetyltransferase → MVKIRNEKETDYERVEEITRKSFWNLYIPGCNEHYLVHVMRSHKDFVPALDLVIEVDNQIIGNIMYTKAKLVDESGEEKEILTFGPVCIIPEYQRMGYGKMLIEHSFEQAVSLGYDVIVIFGNPSNYVSLGFKSCKKYNICLENETFPAAMMAKELKPEALDGRKWVYYDSPVMKIDEQEAKRFDESLEKMEKKFQPSQEEFYIHSHSIIQ, encoded by the coding sequence ATGGTTAAGATTAGGAATGAAAAAGAAACAGATTATGAGAGAGTAGAAGAAATCACGAGAAAATCTTTTTGGAATTTATATATTCCGGGGTGCAATGAACACTATTTAGTTCATGTTATGCGATCTCACAAGGACTTTGTACCGGCGTTAGATTTAGTGATTGAAGTTGATAATCAGATCATCGGGAATATAATGTACACAAAAGCAAAACTGGTTGATGAGTCTGGGGAAGAAAAAGAAATCCTTACCTTCGGTCCGGTTTGCATTATTCCGGAATACCAAAGAATGGGTTACGGTAAAATGCTTATAGAGCATTCTTTTGAACAGGCTGTTTCACTTGGTTATGATGTGATTGTAATATTTGGAAACCCTAGCAATTATGTAAGCCTTGGCTTTAAAAGCTGTAAAAAGTACAATATCTGTCTTGAAAATGAAACATTCCCAGCAGCAATGATGGCAAAAGAACTGAAGCCGGAGGCTTTGGACGGGAGAAAATGGGTTTATTATGACAGCCCTGTGATGAAGATAGACGAACAAGAAGCCAAGCGCTTTGATGAGAGCCTAGAAAAAATGGAAAAGAAATTTCAGCCAAGTCAGGAAGAATTTTATATTCACAGCCATTCTATTATACAGTGA
- a CDS encoding HAD family hydrolase has translation MIGAVIFDMDGVIIDSEPIHFEVDEATMNDSGVTITKEELDKYVGMTSPEMWAELKVPYDLKQTVEAILDSQLKAKIERINTMTIAPIEGITELLHTLAVHNIQIALASSSAMPFIKAVLTKFNILDYFSVIVSGEEVPQGKPAPDIYIKTAELLHLKSDQCVVIEDSKNGTLAAKSAGMKCIGFCNPNSGNQDLSKADITVDSIKDINLAYLNAL, from the coding sequence ATGATAGGGGCTGTCATATTTGACATGGATGGGGTTATTATTGATAGTGAGCCTATTCACTTTGAAGTGGATGAAGCCACTATGAACGACTCTGGTGTTACAATTACAAAAGAAGAGCTAGATAAATATGTGGGCATGACAAGCCCTGAAATGTGGGCTGAGCTTAAAGTCCCCTATGATTTAAAGCAAACAGTCGAAGCTATTCTTGATAGTCAATTAAAGGCTAAAATAGAACGTATAAATACTATGACTATAGCGCCTATTGAAGGGATTACTGAACTATTGCACACTTTGGCTGTGCATAATATTCAAATAGCGTTAGCTTCTTCATCTGCCATGCCTTTTATTAAGGCCGTACTGACAAAATTTAATATCCTAGATTACTTTTCAGTTATTGTAAGCGGAGAGGAAGTGCCACAAGGCAAACCCGCTCCTGATATCTATATTAAAACAGCTGAATTACTTCATTTAAAGAGTGATCAGTGTGTAGTCATTGAGGATTCTAAAAATGGTACGCTGGCTGCTAAATCTGCCGGGATGAAGTGCATAGGTTTTTGCAACCCAAATTCCGGCAATCAAGACTTATCAAAAGCTGACATAACAGTTGATTCAATAAAAGATATCAATCTCGCATATCTAAATGCCCTTTAA
- a CDS encoding MBL fold metallo-hydrolase yields MNQSFYCLDLGITKCYLLACADGYLLIDTGYSSDYHKFVKIMNKLGIVLSKIKYLLLTHHHDDHAGFAAHLVKAAGCRLIVHKNAVVPLKNGVSLDSMSPVNKRIKFVFSAFLLFHKNFEYPSVDLSNSDVIISDDQSEILRQIGINGKIIYTPGHTDDSISVVLDNGNAFVGDAAMNFLQWCGIKYRPIYIDNIEEVYKSWNRLKEYGAKKIYPAHGKPFLINKLFTSQTLD; encoded by the coding sequence ATGAATCAATCTTTTTATTGTTTGGACCTAGGTATCACTAAATGCTATTTACTAGCATGCGCTGATGGCTACTTATTGATCGATACTGGCTATTCCAGTGACTATCATAAATTTGTTAAAATAATGAATAAGCTGGGCATAGTCCTTTCTAAAATCAAGTATCTTTTATTAACTCATCATCATGATGATCATGCAGGATTTGCAGCACACCTTGTTAAAGCAGCTGGGTGCAGGCTAATAGTACATAAAAATGCTGTAGTTCCTTTAAAAAATGGCGTCTCTCTAGATTCTATGTCTCCAGTAAATAAACGTATTAAATTTGTTTTCTCTGCCTTTCTTTTATTTCATAAAAATTTTGAGTATCCATCTGTAGATCTCTCTAATAGCGATGTTATTATCTCTGATGATCAATCAGAGATTCTTAGACAAATAGGTATCAATGGCAAAATCATCTATACACCTGGCCATACTGATGATTCTATATCTGTTGTTCTTGATAATGGTAACGCCTTCGTTGGTGATGCTGCTATGAACTTTTTACAGTGGTGCGGTATTAAGTACAGACCTATATATATAGACAATATCGAAGAAGTCTATAAGAGTTGGAATAGATTAAAAGAATATGGGGCAAAAAAAATATATCCTGCCCATGGCAAACCTTTTCTTATTAATAAACTATTTACCTCTCAAACTTTAGACTAA
- a CDS encoding carboxymuconolactone decarboxylase family protein — translation MNKNPLEIIQKNDEELFNTITASRALAFKESTLPLKEKLLIALALDASHGAVDGVKTLAKRAIEAGASKEEIMDTLRVTYFISGVGSIYTAARALEELFS, via the coding sequence ATGAATAAAAATCCATTAGAAATCATTCAAAAAAACGATGAAGAGTTATTTAATACTATAACAGCATCAAGAGCGCTGGCTTTTAAAGAAAGTACGCTTCCCTTAAAAGAAAAACTGCTGATTGCATTGGCTCTAGACGCATCACACGGAGCTGTTGATGGTGTCAAAACCTTAGCTAAACGCGCAATAGAAGCCGGTGCTTCAAAGGAAGAAATTATGGATACGCTTCGTGTCACATACTTTATTTCTGGCGTTGGAAGCATTTATACAGCTGCTAGAGCATTAGAGGAGTTATTTTCATGA